Proteins from a single region of Bradyrhizobium diazoefficiens:
- a CDS encoding aminopeptidase P family protein has protein sequence MFEAHFQTFEEPEAGVALTARLAALREELARRKLTGFVIPRADQQQNEYVAPSEERLAWLTGFTGSAGLAVVLAHEAAVFVDGRYTIQAAKQVDAKAWAVESLTDPPPESWVSAHLKSGDRLGFDPWLHTFAAAERLSAACAKAGAELVAVDSNPVDAVWHDRPQLPIAPVAVHGLQYAGIAEAEKVAQIKSEIDKLGVDALVLSDSHAVAWTFNIRGADVAHTPLPLSYALVPKVGRATVFIDHRKLSNLTRDHLEQSADVRDPDALTPTLMALAKSGAAIALDSATAADALSRLIAGGGGKPVRGSDPIALLKAVKNTTEIAGTKTAHRRDAIALARFLAFIDREAPRGKLTEIDAVEALETFRRDTGALKDVSFPTISGTGPNGAIVHYRVTRKSNRRIVPGDLLLIDSGAQYEDGTTDVTRTMAVGEPTDEMRDRFTRVLRGHMAIARAVFPDGTTGAQLDTLARQYLWAAGVDFEHGTGHGVGSYLSVHEGPARISKLGTTALKRGMILSNEPGYYKTDCFGIRIENLELVVAADIKGAEKSMNAFETLTLAPIDRRLIETAMLSRDELAWLNAYHARVRNEVGPALDEATKAWLDRVTAELKP, from the coding sequence ATGTTCGAAGCGCACTTCCAGACATTCGAGGAGCCCGAGGCCGGCGTCGCATTGACCGCGCGCCTGGCAGCGCTCCGTGAAGAACTCGCCCGCCGCAAACTGACCGGCTTCGTCATTCCGCGCGCCGATCAGCAGCAGAATGAATATGTGGCGCCTTCCGAAGAACGGCTTGCCTGGCTGACCGGCTTTACCGGCTCGGCGGGGCTCGCCGTGGTGCTGGCTCACGAAGCCGCGGTCTTCGTCGACGGCCGCTACACGATCCAGGCGGCCAAGCAGGTCGATGCCAAGGCGTGGGCGGTGGAATCGCTGACCGATCCGCCGCCGGAGAGCTGGGTCTCGGCGCATCTCAAGTCCGGTGATCGCCTAGGATTTGACCCGTGGCTGCACACTTTTGCGGCAGCCGAGCGCCTCTCCGCCGCCTGCGCCAAGGCCGGTGCCGAACTGGTGGCAGTCGACAGCAATCCGGTCGATGCAGTCTGGCACGACCGGCCGCAGCTGCCGATCGCCCCCGTCGCGGTGCACGGCCTGCAATATGCCGGTATCGCCGAGGCCGAGAAGGTGGCGCAAATCAAGAGCGAGATCGACAAGCTCGGCGTTGATGCGCTGGTGCTATCCGACAGTCATGCCGTCGCCTGGACCTTCAACATTCGCGGCGCCGACGTCGCGCATACGCCGCTGCCGCTGTCCTATGCGCTCGTGCCCAAGGTCGGCCGGGCGACGGTGTTTATCGACCACCGCAAGCTCTCCAACCTGACCCGTGACCATCTCGAGCAATCGGCCGATGTGCGCGATCCCGATGCGCTGACCCCGACCCTGATGGCGCTCGCCAAAAGCGGCGCTGCGATTGCGCTCGACAGCGCCACGGCGGCCGACGCCTTGAGCCGGCTGATCGCGGGTGGCGGAGGCAAGCCAGTGCGCGGCAGCGATCCGATCGCGCTGCTGAAGGCCGTGAAGAATACGACCGAGATCGCCGGCACGAAGACGGCCCATCGCCGTGACGCCATTGCGTTGGCGCGCTTCCTTGCCTTCATCGATCGCGAGGCTCCAAGGGGCAAACTCACCGAGATCGACGCCGTCGAGGCGCTGGAGACGTTCCGCCGCGATACCGGCGCGCTGAAAGACGTGTCGTTCCCGACCATATCAGGTACGGGCCCGAACGGCGCCATCGTGCACTACCGCGTCACCCGCAAAAGCAACCGGCGGATCGTGCCTGGCGATCTCTTGCTGATCGATTCCGGCGCGCAATATGAAGACGGCACCACCGACGTGACCCGCACCATGGCCGTGGGCGAGCCCACGGATGAGATGCGCGACCGCTTCACCCGCGTGCTGCGCGGCCATATGGCAATCGCGCGCGCGGTTTTCCCCGACGGCACCACCGGCGCGCAGCTCGACACGTTGGCGCGGCAATATCTCTGGGCCGCCGGCGTCGATTTCGAGCATGGCACCGGCCACGGCGTCGGCAGCTACCTCAGTGTGCACGAAGGACCGGCGCGGATCTCGAAGCTCGGCACCACAGCGCTGAAGCGCGGCATGATCCTCTCCAACGAGCCGGGCTATTACAAGACTGATTGCTTCGGCATCCGCATCGAAAATCTCGAACTGGTGGTCGCCGCCGACATCAAGGGCGCCGAGAAATCGATGAATGCGTTCGAGACGCTGACCCTGGCGCCGATCGACCGGCGGCTGATCGAGACAGCGATGCTGAGCCGCGACGAGCTCGCCTGGCTCAACGCCTACCACGCACGCGTCCGCAACGAAGTGGGGCCGGCGCTGGACGAGGCGACGAAGGCCTGGCTCGATCGAGTCACGGCGGAGCTGAAGCCGTAG
- a CDS encoding 50S ribosomal protein L11 methyltransferase, producing MQPAPTHRASFSLPDEMAARRVVDLLTEMFFEGDTAVAAFERPDGQWDVTLHFAEAPDQEMLRELVATSAGNDIAVTLVFDTIEAKDWVKASLEDLVPVPAGRFVVHGSHDRDRVAPNKLAIEIEAALAFGTGHHGTTRGCLLLLDHVLKHARPKRVLDLGTGTGVLGIAAAKALHHPVLASDIDPPSVRVAAENAALNEAGHHMRVIRATGFAAPDFARCGPFDLVLANILANPLRQLAGPMARHLAPGARVILSGLLTHQAPAVIAAYRARGLVPLRHLRIEGWSSLLLRKMG from the coding sequence ATGCAGCCTGCCCCCACCCATCGCGCCAGCTTCTCGCTTCCCGACGAGATGGCAGCCAGACGTGTCGTCGATCTGCTCACCGAGATGTTTTTCGAGGGCGATACCGCCGTTGCCGCCTTCGAGCGGCCGGATGGACAATGGGACGTCACGCTGCATTTTGCCGAGGCGCCGGATCAGGAAATGCTTCGCGAACTCGTTGCGACTTCAGCAGGAAATGACATCGCCGTGACGCTGGTGTTCGACACTATCGAGGCCAAGGACTGGGTCAAGGCGAGCCTGGAAGACCTCGTCCCGGTGCCGGCCGGACGCTTCGTCGTTCACGGCAGTCACGACCGGGACCGTGTGGCGCCAAACAAGCTCGCCATCGAGATCGAGGCGGCCCTCGCCTTCGGCACTGGACACCACGGCACGACGCGAGGCTGTTTATTGCTGCTTGACCATGTCCTGAAACATGCGCGCCCGAAGCGCGTGCTCGACCTCGGTACCGGAACCGGCGTGCTGGGGATCGCGGCCGCCAAAGCGCTGCATCACCCAGTGCTGGCCTCCGACATCGACCCGCCTTCGGTGCGGGTCGCCGCCGAGAACGCGGCGCTGAACGAAGCCGGTCATCATATGCGGGTGATCCGCGCCACCGGCTTCGCCGCGCCGGATTTTGCCAGATGCGGCCCGTTCGACCTAGTGCTGGCCAACATCCTTGCCAACCCGTTACGGCAATTGGCGGGTCCAATGGCCCGGCATCTTGCGCCGGGCGCCCGCGTCATCCTCTCCGGCCTGCTGACTCACCAGGCTCCCGCCGTGATTGCCGCCTACCGGGCGCGCGGTCTCGTGCCGTTGCGGCATCTGCGGATCGAGGGGTGGAGCAGCCTGTTGCTGCGGAAGATGGGGTGA